Within Desulfobacter sp., the genomic segment AGGGGCCAGCCCACGGCTTCGGTGAGACAGCCCGTCAATGCGGCGGCTTTGCGGGCCGCGGCAAGGGGATTTTTGCCGGGCACATAAATCCGGATCCACCCGTTGCTGCCCCCCGCCAATGCCATCATTTTTTGGGCAGCACAAAAAAGATCCTCCAAAAACACCGGCAGCCCGCCGTCCGCCGCCTCTGCAACGATCAATATCCGCAGCCTCATATTATCCCCCTCTCCCTTATGAATGCGGTAAATGCCCGCACCTGGTCATGGATGCCGCCGGCGGCCCTTACCCCTGCCCGGCTCTTTTCCGGAACAGCCGTATCCAGGAAGATTTCCCGGGGAACCGACTTGGCGTCGCCGTCCGGGAAAATGGTGTGGATGGGCGCGGATTTGGCCCGGAGCATATTGGAAAGGCTTGGATACCGGGGGACATACCCGCCGGCCTGGACAGAAACCAGCGCCGGCAGGGGCAGCCCAAGTCTTTCCCTCGTTCCCCCTTCCCATTCCCTTTCGGCGGTTATCCCGTCTTTTCCGATTTGCATGCCGACCACGGCCGTGGCCAGGGAAAGCCCCAGGTATTCGGCCAGCATGGGCCCGGTCTGGCCGGCCATAAGGTCCTGGGACATGACGCCGGTGAGAATCAGATCGTATTTAACTTGGAATTCGGGACCGGAAAGGGCACGGGCCAGGATGCCGGCCGTCACGGAAGCCGGCACCAGTCCCCCGGGGCCGTCATGGTCAGGGACGAGGATGTGAAATCCCCTGTCCGCGCCCATGCCCAGCGCCCGGCGAAGGATATCCTCCCATTCCCCGGGACCGGCTGTAACCACATCCACCCTGCCGCCGCTGTCCCGCAGCTGCAACCCCGCCTCCAGGGCCAGGGCCTCAAAGGGGCCGATTTCCTGCCCCGACATATCCGGCTTGACACATACAAGAATATCCATAACAGATACCATATATTGAAAAATCAGATATATCAAGAAGAAAAATAGAACGAACGTTCATATTTTATTTAGACAAAATTCAGAGACTATTGTCCAGAAGGCGGCGGCCGATTTTCTGCTTTTTAATTCCGGCCACGGTACCGCCGATTTTAGCCGATGAGACAAGGTCCCTGACCAGGATGGCGGCCCGTCCAGGCAACGGCACATCATTCTCCGCCAGAAGCTGCTCCAGGCCGCTGAGGAACCCGGCCGTCGTCTGCCGAAAATGGATATTTAAACTCTCCAGGACTGTTCCCTCCCCGTCGGCCATGGCGGCCATGTGGTCCGACAGGTAGGCGGCCGCCGCCGCCCCTGCCCCCAGTTCCCCCAGGCGCTCAAGCATTGGGCCGCTGTCCCGGCCAGAACCGGTAAGGGCCGCGGCCGCCCGGGACAGGACAAAGGCCATGGCCCCGGAAACCGCTCCGGTCATGGCCGCATCTTCCAGCCGCCGGAAGGGGAGCACCATATCGGAAAAGGCACGGCCTTCCTCACCCAGTAACCGGTCCATGCCCAGGCGGCAGTTGTCCAGGCGGATATTCCCGTGGGGGGCAGGCCTGAAAAAAGGGATCTCCATGGGTGTGCAGGGAGAAAGCCCCGGGCGATTGCCCGGGACCAGGAAGGCGGAAAAGGCCTTTCGCCCGTCCGGTTCACGGCCGGTGGCGGCAATGACAATAAAACAATGGGAAATCGGGCCGTTGGTCAGGTAGGCCTTTTCACCGGAAACCAGCCATGCCCCCTCTTTTTTCTCAGCCGCGGCGGACATGAATTTGGGATGGGCCCCGGCCCCGGGTTCGGACACGGCAAAGGCCACGGTGGTCCTGCCGGACCTTACCCCCTCCCAGAACCCATTATCCAGGATGCAGGACAGGTGGGGATAAACCAGGTACCTGGCCGTCAGCTGGTGGATCATCCAGGACAGGGCAAGCCCCAGGTTCCCGCCGGTGTCCACCATGGCCCGGGCACCGGCGGCGATGCTGCGGCAGGGGTGTTCATTATCCAGGCATCCGGGGTCCATGAGCCCGGCCTCTCCCATGGCCGCCCAGATATCTTCAGGAAAATCCGCATCAATCCCCAATCCGGATCTGTTCAGAATATACTCCCGGGCAAAGGCCCTTATCTTACCGGTCAAACGATGATGCGGTTCCATTTGTCCTCCCCTTGCCACAAAGGTTTAGAGCACCAGATCCTGGATAAAATCTATGAGCTGGTTGAGATTGCCGCAGGCCCGGGCCTCGTTGCAATGATGGCGGTACCGCAGCATTTCCGAATCCCCGCTGCCCCAGAAGCGTTCCTGCTCAGGGTTCAGCCAGACCAGGCGCCGGCACCGGTCCCGCAGCCCTTCCAGCACAGGTTCCCGGGGGTTAAAATAATTGGAGCGGCCGTCACCCATGATAATGAGGGTGGTTTTCTTGTCCAGGTCCTGAAGATGGCGGTCCCTGAATTCCTGAAAGACCAGGCCGTAATCGGTTTTTGCATTATGGTTAATCCGGCCGTCCTTGAGAATCTTTTTTACGGCGGTATTGGCATCATGGGCCAGAAAAAGCCCTGTCACGTCAATGGGCTGGTCGATGAAAATATAGGATTTCACCCGGGCAAAGCATTCCTGGAGGGAGTAAAGGATATTGAGCATGAACCTTGCCGTGGACCAGACCGATCCGGACACATCGCAGAGGGTGACGATTTTTCCCTTTCGCAGGGGCCGGTCCTTGCGGATAATTTCCACGGGCACCCCCAGATAACGGCCGGAACGGCGGATGGTCTTTCGCACGTCCACCGCTCCCCTGCGGGCTGCGGCAAAGCGCAGGGTGGAAATTTCTTCCATCTTTTTCACCCAGAGGTCGATGACCTCCCCCACCCGGCCCATCTCATCCTGGGTCAGGTTGGAAAAGGGCACCTCGCCAATGCCCCCATACCGTTTTTCTCCGGCCCCGCCGCTGCGCAGGCCCGCATTATCCGGACGGGGGTCTTCGCTGAGAAAGGCAAGGGCGCGGTCCAGACGGCGGCCGGCCATCTCCTCCAGGCGGGCCCGCTCCCCGTTCACCACGGGGGTATCCGGACTGCCTGAAAACTGCGCCACCCGCTGCCGCATCTTATTGACCGCCAGCATGATCTCCAGGCGGCCGGTGAGCTGGCCCAGGTTGGATTTTACCGCCTGGACCTTCTCGCTCTCCTGGTCTTGGATCTGCCGCACGGCCAGGATAAAGGCTTCGGGATCCCCCTTCATGAAATCCATGAGCGCCTGGTCCAGATCCGTCTCCATCGGGGCCGTATCTTCCAGCTGGGCCAGCAGTTCAAATCCGTCGGCGGTAATTCTGTCCTGTTCCGTCCCCCCGGTGCCGGATTCCGGCATCCCGCCTCCCCCTTTCATTTCATGGAAAAAGAGGCGGTAAAGCCGCTCGAACTCGGCCTGTTCCCTTCGGCTTTTGGCGAAATTGGCCCGAAGGATGGTATGGAATACCGGCTCATCCTGGGGACCGGCCAGATCCAGCTGGTTCAGGCAGTCCAGCACCTCGGCCGTGGAAATCCGCATGCCGTCGGCCCGGCAGCAGGAGGCGAATTCCAGAATAAGAGTTTCCATATCAGATCGAAAGGGGAATCAGGCCGTGACCAGTTCCCGGAGCCGGGAGCGGACCACCCCGTAGTCGGCCTTGTTCTTGCACAGGGTGTTCAGGGTCTGGTCCAGTGCCTCGGGGGTGAGGGTATCCTTGCCCAGGATCATCATGGAGCGGGCCCAGTCCAGGGTTTCGGAAATACAGGGTTTTTTCTTCAGATCCAGCTCCCGGATACCGGCCACCGTCGCCACCACCTGGTCCAGGAGACGGTCCCCTATGCCCGGCAGTTTCTTGGCCACGATGCGCTTTTCCGTTTCCATGGGGGGATAGTCAATATAAATGTGCAAACAGCGGCGCTTGAGGGCGTCACTCATGTCCCGGTAATTGTTTGAGGTCAAAAAGACAAAGGGCTGGGTCCTGGCCTGTATGGTGCCCAGCTCGGGGATGGTGACCTGGAAATCCGAAAGAAGTTCCAGGAGGAACGCCTCAAACTCGGGATCGGATTTGTCAATTTCATCCACCAGGAGCACCACCGGGTCCGGAGATGAGATGGCCGCCAGCAGGGGCCGAGTCTGGATAAAGCGGTCGGAAAAAAACGCATCCTCATGCCGGGAGATCTCATCCACGGCCCCGGCCAGACTGGATGCGGCGGAGACCACCTCGTCTATCTTTTCCTTGAG encodes:
- a CDS encoding electron transfer flavoprotein subunit beta/FixA family protein, which produces MDILVCVKPDMSGQEIGPFEALALEAGLQLRDSGGRVDVVTAGPGEWEDILRRALGMGADRGFHILVPDHDGPGGLVPASVTAGILARALSGPEFQVKYDLILTGVMSQDLMAGQTGPMLAEYLGLSLATAVVGMQIGKDGITAEREWEGGTRERLGLPLPALVSVQAGGYVPRYPSLSNMLRAKSAPIHTIFPDGDAKSVPREIFLDTAVPEKSRAGVRAAGGIHDQVRAFTAFIRERGII
- a CDS encoding acyl-CoA/acyl-ACP dehydrogenase; the encoded protein is MEPHHRLTGKIRAFAREYILNRSGLGIDADFPEDIWAAMGEAGLMDPGCLDNEHPCRSIAAGARAMVDTGGNLGLALSWMIHQLTARYLVYPHLSCILDNGFWEGVRSGRTTVAFAVSEPGAGAHPKFMSAAAEKKEGAWLVSGEKAYLTNGPISHCFIVIAATGREPDGRKAFSAFLVPGNRPGLSPCTPMEIPFFRPAPHGNIRLDNCRLGMDRLLGEEGRAFSDMVLPFRRLEDAAMTGAVSGAMAFVLSRAAAALTGSGRDSGPMLERLGELGAGAAAAAYLSDHMAAMADGEGTVLESLNIHFRQTTAGFLSGLEQLLAENDVPLPGRAAILVRDLVSSAKIGGTVAGIKKQKIGRRLLDNSL
- a CDS encoding VWA domain-containing protein, producing the protein METLILEFASCCRADGMRISTAEVLDCLNQLDLAGPQDEPVFHTILRANFAKSRREQAEFERLYRLFFHEMKGGGGMPESGTGGTEQDRITADGFELLAQLEDTAPMETDLDQALMDFMKGDPEAFILAVRQIQDQESEKVQAVKSNLGQLTGRLEIMLAVNKMRQRVAQFSGSPDTPVVNGERARLEEMAGRRLDRALAFLSEDPRPDNAGLRSGGAGEKRYGGIGEVPFSNLTQDEMGRVGEVIDLWVKKMEEISTLRFAAARRGAVDVRKTIRRSGRYLGVPVEIIRKDRPLRKGKIVTLCDVSGSVWSTARFMLNILYSLQECFARVKSYIFIDQPIDVTGLFLAHDANTAVKKILKDGRINHNAKTDYGLVFQEFRDRHLQDLDKKTTLIIMGDGRSNYFNPREPVLEGLRDRCRRLVWLNPEQERFWGSGDSEMLRYRHHCNEARACGNLNQLIDFIQDLVL
- a CDS encoding MoxR family ATPase; amino-acid sequence: MVFQGVSDVQARLEEAGYIPSSEIATIVYLAQEADKPVLVEGPAGVGKTELAKSIACCLGREMIRLQCYEGLDESKALYEWAYAKQLLYTQMLKEKIDEVVSAASSLAGAVDEISRHEDAFFSDRFIQTRPLLAAISSPDPVVLLVDEIDKSDPEFEAFLLELLSDFQVTIPELGTIQARTQPFVFLTSNNYRDMSDALKRRCLHIYIDYPPMETEKRIVAKKLPGIGDRLLDQVVATVAGIRELDLKKKPCISETLDWARSMMILGKDTLTPEALDQTLNTLCKNKADYGVVRSRLRELVTA